In Capsicum annuum cultivar UCD-10X-F1 chromosome 7, UCD10Xv1.1, whole genome shotgun sequence, one genomic interval encodes:
- the LOC107856325 gene encoding probable beta-1,3-galactosyltransferase 2 yields MKNTMNLKSRGGESAGRGVFSRKLTVLLCIVCFCAGMLFTDRMWTVPEAKGIARTTQIDDQKLGVVSEDCDPTNKDVKSESKDIFGEVTKTHHAIQTLDKTVSNLEMELAAARSLQDSILSGSPITEDIKIPELAKKRKYLMVIGINTAFNSRKRRDSVRATWMPRGDMRKKLEEEKGIVIRFVIGHSATSGGILDRAIEAEDKKHGDFLRLEHVEGYLELSAKTKTYFTTAVALWDADYYVKVDDDVHVNIGALGATLARHRSKPRVYIGCMKSGPVLAQKGVRYHEPEHWKFGEDGNRYFRHATGQLYAISKDLATYISINQHVLHKYVNEDVSLGSWLIGLDVEHIDDRRLCCGTPPDCEWKAQAGNICVASFDWSCSGICRSVDRIKEVHRRCGEGENALWNAVF; encoded by the exons ATGAAGAACACAATGAATTTGAAGAGTAGAGGAGGTGAATCAGCTGGAAGAGGTGTTTTTTCTAGGAAATTGACTGTTCTTCTATGTATTGTATGTTTCTGTGCTGGGATGCTCTTCACTGACAG GATGTGGACAGTGCCAGAAGCTAAAGGCATAGCAAGGACAACACAGATTGATGATCAGAAGCTAGGGGTAGTTTCCGAGGACTGTGATCCTACTAAT AAGGACGTGAAAAGTGAATCCAAAGATATTTTCGGGGAAGTTACTAAAACACATCATGCTATACA AACCCTGGATAAAACAGTTTCAAACCTAGAGATGGAACTAGCTGCAGCAAGGTCTTTGCAAGATTCTATACTGAGTGGTTCTCCGATAACGGAAGACATAAAGATCCCCGAATTGGCCAAGAAGAGGAAATATCTAATGGTCATAGGGATAAACACTGCCTTCAACAGCCGAAAGAGAAGAGACTCAGTTCGTGCTACCTGGATGCCACGAG GTGATATGCGAAAGAAGCTAGAGGAAGAAAAGGGCATTGTAATTCGTTTTGTCATAGGTCACAG TGCAACATCAGGTGGCATTCTTGATAGAGCAATTGAGGCAGAAGACAAGAAGCACGGGGATTTCTTGAGGCTG GAACACGTTGAGGGATATCTTGAATTATCTGCCAAGACAAAGACATATTTTACTACTGCTGTTGCTCTGTGGGATGCTGACTACTATGTTAAAGTTGACGATGATGTACATGTAAATATAG GTGCACTGGGAGCAACTCTGGCTAGGCATCGTTCAAAACCCAGGGTATACATTGGGTGCATGAAATCCGGTCCCGTCCTTGCTCAGAA GGGAGTGAGATATCATGAGCCTGAGCATTGGAAATTTGGTGAGGACGGAAACAGATATTTTCGACATGCAACAGGGCAGCTATATGCCATTTCAAAAGATTTGGCCACTTATATCTCGATAAATCA GCATGTTCTACATAAGTATGTTAATGAGGATGTCTCGTTGGGGTCATGGCTCATTGGATTGGATGTGGAACATATAGATGATAGAAGATTGTGTTGTGGAACTCCACCTG ATTGTGAGTGGAAAGCTCAAGCAGGCAACATTTGTGTTGCTTCCTTTGATTGGAGCTGCAGCGGGATATGCAGGTCCGTAGATAGGATTAAGGAGGTTCATCGACGTTGTGGGGAAGGCGAGAATGCTTTGTGGAATGCAGTCTTTTGA